The genome window GATGCAATATCTTGCCATGTCTGCGCAGTGCTCAGATTCCGGAACTGTTCCAGCCAAAGCATCTTGCTCATTTCGCGCACTTCTTTGAGCAATACTTCAGCCGAGAGATTGTCATTCTCATTTACCCAGAATTCAAAATTCTGTAATAAATTCTTTTTTTTTTGTGGTTAGCTGCAACTGTAGCTTCTCCTGTGTATTGTATTGGTAGACTCGTGAGTTATTAACTAATTCATGGGAAGGCGCCTTCACATTTTAAAAAGATCAAAATTGTGGAGGTATTTACAATGAAACATTCCCGCGCATTTCGCGATAATAACAATCATTCCGTCACTTATGCAGAAGTGCTGGATTTTCGGGAAAATTTCCAGGCTGCATTTCCCGGCGAAAATCATGTTTCCTATTATTTTGATGGGGAAAAAATTGATACCATTTTAGATCAGAAAGGTGTTGTTGGCATTCGCTATTATTACGCAATAGATAACGTGATGCAGCATCGATTGGTTGTTTCGGGTGTTGATCTGCAGGGCAAAGATCTGGTGGAAACCATTCCGCCGGCAGTCTCCGGTGTCGCTATTCCAAAAGATAGCGATGAAAATTGCAATTTCGGAAAAATTAACCATCACATTCAACCGGCGGAAGCTGCCCAGTGGACTTCAAATTACCGTAGTCAAAAAGCCAAAAATCAACCCAAAGGCGGATTTTTTAGCAAGAACGCGGTTAAAAACGTTATCCACCAAAAAGATGCCGCCGGGTTAGTATGGTTGCCCGGTGCCGATCAGCGGGGAATTCGGGTGATGTGTATCGGTGGCATCGATAAAAAAGGGGAAATCCAGACCTTTGGAAACTGGATCGAACTTGCCATGCCTTGTCCGCCGTGGTGCGATGTTGTTAACTATCTGAATAGCGATGTTTTTAAAACGACCCTTTCATAATCCATTGAAAACGCATTAAATTAGTGCCGGAAAACGCTTGTTTTTCGGCGCTAATGGTTGGTATGAAAGTTTATGAGTATTCTTGTTTTTGCAATTCTATCGCTGATCGTCCCATTGATTTTGGCTATTGGCATCTGGATGGTTCAAAAAGATAAGTTCGAAATGCCGATGCGTTTTTTTACGTTGTATCTGGCAACAAGTGTTGTTTTTGAAATCATTGGTTATGTTTTTCGGAAAGCAGGTATTCCAAATGCCTGGCGTGTGGATGTTTTTACATTGGTCGAAGTCTACTTCTTTGGTTTTATTCTTTACTGTGTCATAAAATCAACGCGATTATCAACCTTGTTGAAGTGGAGCACTGTATCCTGGTTTGTGCTCTACATAATCTTGAAAATAGTAGATATCGAGCCATTCGGTATGAATACCTACAATCGCTATTCGCGCCCGATTGCGTTATTGCTTTTGGCGATTTTATCCTGCACAACCCTTGTCCATTTACTGACCAGAAATTCATATCAAATGCCTAAAAAAACGTATCTGATTTGGCTATGCTTTGGAATAATGATTTATAGCGTCGGGAATGCAATGGTATACAGCAATATACCCATTGTGGATCAGGATATTCTTGAAGCTTTTAAATACATTTACCATGTGCTTTATATCGTTACATACATCACCTTTTTAGCCGCAGTTTTGCTCTATTTCAGGCAGACTAAAAATCTGTTTAAAACAGATTGAAAACGTTAATCATCCAACGTTAACCAGCCATTTTTTAAAGCGAATTTTGTAAGATGAGCATCTGTCGCCATACCGGTTTTTCTGCGAATGTTGCTTGTGTGTGTGGTAATTGTTCGGGTCTGAACGTTTAGAAATTTGGCAATGTCCTGAATAGTGAAACCGCGCGCAATTAAGGTGATAATTTCTTTTTCGCGCAAAGATAGCGAATCCGGTGACAGAGTTGTTGAGCGAAATGTGAGTTCTTCCAGAAATTCGTAAAGTGTTATGGTGCGAAGCACTTCGCTGACATATCTTTCTCCGCTGTGAACCGCATTGATTGCTGTGGCAAGCTCCTCTATCGATGCTGTTTTGCTCACAAACGCTTTAACACCATGCCTGAACGCTGCACGAACGGATGCGGAGTCTGTCCGTCCACTCAACATCATGGTTTTAATTTTGGGATATCGCTCCTTAATTTTTGAAGCAATGGCGTTTCCGTCAACCGGATCTGCCGTTAGCACTAAATCAAGAACAACAACATTTGGCTTCACTTTTGATAATTTGGTTAAAAATGTGTTTGAGTTTGTCTCAACCAATTCTACCGAAATTTCCGGATATTGTTGAGCCAATTTCTGGGTAATCGATTCCAAAAACATTTTGTGATCGTCTAAAAAAGCGACTTTAATGCCCATCTGCAAACCTTTCCATTGGGATGTCAAATAAAAACAGGCTGCCGTTTCCAGTTGGAGCAGAACGAATTTTCATTTTACCGCCATATTGCTCAATTTTATCTTTTATGTTTGTCAATCCAAAGCCACTGTCCATTGTAAAATGCCGGATTGACTGCGGATCGAAACCTGCTCCATTATCTTCTACTGTCAAAATCACGCGGTTATTTTGCCGATAAACTTCGATTTCAACGGTAGAGGCGTTGCCGTGTTTTTTGGCGTTTGTGCTCAATTCCTGTATGCTGTTGCAAATAAAACTTTCTATCGATTGGTTGCGAGGTGTATCAGCAAGCTCAGTGTGAAGTTTGATGTCGATGTTCAATTTTTGCCGCTGAATTTCCACAATACTTTGGAGCACTTCCGAAAAAAGTATGCTATGGTTTTTTAACGGACTCAACATAAAAACGATAGCGCCGATCTCCTGTTTTGCAGTGATCACCTTGTTTTCCAGAAAACGTATTTTTTGATTGAATTCCGGATTGCCATTTAACGATAAATCGCCCAATTCCGAGCGAATCAGCGAAAGCGAACCGCCAATTTTATGATGGATTTCTTCGGCAATTTGGCTGCGTTTCTCTCGCTCGATTTCTTCCGCTTTATTGCGGAGTGCTTCCTTGGCGTCCACCAGTTTTTGCTGTGTTTCATACAGTTTGGTGACATCAACACCGTTGACAACCTTAAACGTTGCCCGACCTTCAGAGAAATAACGGACCTGCCAATCGATAACCGTTTTATTGTCTGAAAACATCGTAAAGTTTTGGTAAGATTCGCCACCCGGGCTCTTTTGTTGCAAAAACCGGGTAAGCTCCGTTGGTAAATATTTCTCAAGTTCGGAGGTTATGTCCGTTTCCGTTGGCAATTCATGCTTGAGCATTTTTATGAACGGCTGATTAGCGATGACAAAATGATTGTCTAAAGTCAAAACCAACATGTAAGATTGCGTCGCATTTACTACCTGATTCAGAAAATGCAACGATTGTTTGGCTTTTCGCTGGTTGATTGCAATCAAAGCCATAACAAACAAGATGAGAACGACAAACGCACCAACGGTGATCCACACTCCAAAATTTTCGTTTGTAAAAAATGTATTCACGATTGTTTACCAAATTGTTCTAACATGTTTAACAACAACAATATGCAAACTTAAAAAGCAAGGCTATGAGTAACAAAACAATTGTTTAAAATTCTAACCTATCAATATTAACCATCACAATCAATCCGTAATTGTCGTGTTTTACGGAAGCGCTCTCCGTAATTACGGAGATTTTCTCTGTAATTACGGAGAGGTGGTCTCTGTATTTTGCGGGTGCAACGTAGATTTACACAGGCTTTACTACGTAAAATACGTAGAAAAATACCGCCTATTTTCTGTAATCGCGGATTGTAAAATTGGGTCGGTGTTTGTAAGATTTAACGTTCAAACGATATCTCAAATTGTTTGATTGAAAAGGGAGATAAAAGGAAAAAACAAACGCGAGTCAGATAAGGACGTTGTCTAGAAAACGAATATCTTTATCTTTTTATAAAGATAATTTAGGAGAGGGTCGCCCGTTTTGTTTTTTCCGGGCGACTTTTTTATTAAAGCGACCATTAAAAAAGCCCTGTTACGATTGTAGCAGGGCTTTTGATTTTTGTTATTGGTTACTTTTTTTGGGGCAAATTTTTAGGCTTCTTCGCTGTCTTTTTGGCTTCGGTACCAGCTTTTATTGTAGTTTTGGGCTGTTCTTTTTGCTTCGGCGAAATATTTTTTGGGCGTTTGGCTGGCTTATCATCCCTCACCGGATTCACCGCTTTTTTTCTGGTGCCGTTTACTTTTTCATTTATCGCTTTTTTTTCTGATGCATCTTTGGTGCTCTTTAGCTTGGCTTTTTTGCTCAGATCCGCGATCAATTCGGTGACAAGATATTGGGAATTATCCGATGCCTTTTGCCAGTGACGCCGCAATTTCTGCAATTTTGCAAGTCGTTTGGGCAATTTTTTGGCTGCTTTTTGAGCAGCCTTTGCGTTTTTGGCATCCGGCAAGTCCGCAAGCCGGTCGATTTTTTGCCAGAGCGAAAAAGCTTTCACAACACACAGCCAATCGGTCGCCACTGTGAAAGATTCTTTGTTGAACCAAAGCTGATTTTCAAATTCATTTACACCGCAAAATTGTTGAAAATCGCT of Calditrichia bacterium contains these proteins:
- a CDS encoding response regulator transcription factor, with the protein product MGIKVAFLDDHKMFLESITQKLAQQYPEISVELVETNSNTFLTKLSKVKPNVVVLDLVLTADPVDGNAIASKIKERYPKIKTMMLSGRTDSASVRAAFRHGVKAFVSKTASIEELATAINAVHSGERYVSEVLRTITLYEFLEELTFRSTTLSPDSLSLREKEIITLIARGFTIQDIAKFLNVQTRTITTHTSNIRRKTGMATDAHLTKFALKNGWLTLDD